One region of Salvia miltiorrhiza cultivar Shanhuang (shh) chromosome 3, IMPLAD_Smil_shh, whole genome shotgun sequence genomic DNA includes:
- the LOC131015973 gene encoding acetyl-coenzyme A synthetase, chloroplastic/glyoxysomal, which produces MADTLPNAAGSSYHLRHVHSMSSAASRSNTVILGDALASEEHDLVVSNPDFSAQALVPSPDKYLEMYKRSIEDPAGFWSDIASQFYWKQKWGTPVYSENFDVRKGRINIEWFKGGMTNICYNCVDANIAAGNGEKIAIYWEGNELGVDATLTYNQLLHKVCQLANYLKDIGVRKGDAVLIYLPMLMELPIAMLACARIGAVHSIVFAGFSSESLSQRIADCKPKVVLTCNAVKRGPKVIHLKDIVDTSLADSAKNGTVVDVCLTYANESALKKESTKWVEGRDIWWQDVLSKYPTSCDVEWVDAEDPLFLLYTSGSTGKPKGVLHTTGGYMVYTATTFKYAFDYKSSDVYWCTADCGWITGHSYVTYGPMLNGATVVVFEGAPNYPDSGRCWDIVDKYKVSIFYTAPTLVRSLMREGDEHVSQYSRKSLRVLGSVGEPINPSAWRWFYNVVGDSRCPISDTWWQTETGGFLITPLPGAWPQKPGSATFPFFGVQPVIVDEKGAELEGECSGYLCIKSSWPGAFRTLFGDHERYETTYFSAFPGYYFSGDGCRRDKDGYHWLTGRVDDVINVSGHRIGTAEVESALVSHPQCAEAAVVGVEHEVKGQGIYAFVTLVEGVPYSDDLRKSLIMTVRKQIGAFASPDRIHWAPGLPKTRSGKIMRRILRKIASRQLDELGDISTLAEPGVVDQLIALADS; this is translated from the exons ATGGCCGATACACTCCCCAACGCCGCTGGATCTTCTTACCATCTTCGCCACGTCCACTCTATGTCCTCCGCCGCCTCCCGATCGAATACCGTCATCCTCGGCGACGCCCTTGCTTCCGAGGAGCACGATCTCGTCGTCTCCAATCCGGATTTCTCTGCCCAGGCTCTCGTTCCCTCCCCCGACAAG TATCTCGAAATGTACAAACGGTCCATTGAGGACCCTGCCGGATTCTGGTCCGACATTGCTTCCCAGTTCTACTGGAAACAGAAATGGGGGACGCCAGTTTACTCTGAGAATTTCGACGTTCGCAAGGGCAGGATCAACATTGAG TGGTTCAAGGGCGGGATGACCAACATATGTTACAACTGCGTGGATGCTAACATTGCTGCCGGTAACGGTGAGAAGATTGCAATCTATTGGGAAGGGAACGAGCTCGGTGTTGACGCCACTCTGACTTACAACCAACTCCTCCACAAAGTTTGCCAG CTTGCAAATTACTTGAAAGACATTGGTGTCCGAAAGGGTGATGCTGTTTTGATTTATCTACCCATGCTCATGGAATTGCCCATAGCTATGCTTGCTTGTGCTCGCATTGGTGCTGTTCACTCG ATTGTTTTTGCAGGATTCTCATCTGAATCTCTTTCCCAAAGGATCGCGGATTGCAAACCAAAGGTTGTTTTAACCTGCAATGCTGTAAAAAGAGGACCTAAGGTCATCCATCTAAAAGACATAGTTGACACATCACTAGCTGACTCTGCAAAGAATGGCACAGTTGTAG ATGTTTGCTTGACCTATGCAAATGAATCTGCCTTGAAGAAGGAAAGCACTAAGTGGGTCGAGGGACGAGATATTTGGTGGCAG GACGTTCTTTCTAAGTATCCGACTTCTTGTGATGTGGAATGGGTGGATGCAGAAGATCCACTTTTCTTGCTTTATACCAGTGGGAGCACTGGAAAACCCAAG GGAGTTCTGCATACAACTGGAGGGTACATGGTGTATACAGCTACAACATTTAAGTATGCATTTGACTATAAATCCTCAGACGTATACTG GTGTACAGCTGATTGTGGTTGGATTACTGGGCATAGCTATGTCACTTATGGGCCTATGCTGAATGGAGCTACTGTTGTCGTCTTTGAAGGG GCTCCTAATTATCCTGATTCTGGCCGTTGCTGGGACATAGTTGACAAATACAAGGTTTCTATATTCTACACTGCACCAACATTGGTACGATCATTGATGCGTGAAGGAGATGAG CATGTCAGCCAATATTCACGAAAATCCTTGCGAGTCCTTGGCAGTGTGGGCGAACCGATTAATCCAAGCGCATGGAG ATGGTTTTATAATGTGGTGGGAGACTCACGATGCCCCATTTCCGACACTTGGTGGCAGACAGAGACTGGGGGCTTCCTG ATCACTCCTTTACCGGGTGCTTGGCCTCAGAAACCTGGTTCTGCTACCTTCCCATTTTTCGGGGTCCAG CCTGTCATAGTGGATGAAAAGGGTGCTGAACTTGAAGGCGAATGCAGTGGGTATTTGTGTATTAAAAGCTCTTGGCCTGGTGCATTCAGAACACTTTTTGGAGATCATGAAAGATATGAAACAACTTACTTCAGTGCCTTCCCTGGCTACTATTTCAGCGGAGATGGTTGCAGAAG GGACAAGGATGGTTACCACTGGCTAACTGGCAGAGTTGATGATGTTATTAACGTCAG TGGACATCGTATTGGCACCGCAGAAGTGGAATCTGCCTTAGTCTCACACCCCCAGTGTGCTGAAGCCGCTGTTGTTGGTGTTGAGCATGAG GTTAAAGGACAAGGCATATATGCATTCGTTACATTGGTTGAAGGGGTTCCTTACAGTGATGATCTCCGGAAAAGTCTCATTATGACTGTGAGAAAGCAG ATTGGAGCATTTGCATCTCCGGACAGAATCCACTGGGCCCCTGGTCTACCAAAGACGAGAAGCGGAAAGATAATGAGAAGAATTTTGAGGAAAATTGCTTCGCGACAGTTAGATGAGCTTGGTGATATAAGCACACTTGCAGAGCCTGGAGTTGTTGATCAGCTTATAGCACTGGCAGATTcctga
- the LOC131016014 gene encoding monothiol glutaredoxin-S7, chloroplastic isoform X2 produces the protein MSFHLQLAARPSSAAAVEAPAFTWGCRHRRPICINSTHLCSAAAISFPLKLSSRATNLTSNSSSSPFRCFSALSPELKSTLDKVVSSDKVVLFMKGTKDFPQCGFSHTVVQILKTLNVPFETINILENEILRQGLKEYSSWPTFPQLYIDGEFFGGCDITLEAYKSGELQEVLEKAMCS, from the exons ATGAGCTTCCATTTGCAATTAGCTGCTCGCCCTTCCTCCGCCGCCGCGGTGGAGGCTCCTGCCTTCACTTGGGGCTGCCGCCACCGCCGTCCTATCTGCATTAATTCAACACACCTGTGCTCCGCGGCTGCTATTTCCTTTCCTTTGAAACTCTCGTCGAGAGCGACAAACTTGACCTCCAATTCCTCATCCTCCCCCTTCCGATGTTTTTCAG CTCTGAGTCCTGAATTGAAGAGTACCTTGGATAAAGTTGTGAGTTCAGACAAGGTTGTTCTGTTCATGAAAGGAACTAAGGATTTTCCCCAGTGTGGCTTTTCCCATACAGTTGTGCAGATACTCAAGACCTTGAACGTTCCTTTTGAAACCATTAACATTCTTGAAAATGAGATCTTGCGTCAGGGACTCAAGGAGTATTCTAGCTGGCCTACTTTCCCCCAGTTATACATTGATGGGGAGTTCTTTGGTGGCTGCGACATCACTCTAG AGGCATACAAGAGTGGGGAGTTGCAAGAAGTACTTGAGAAAGCAATGTGTTCCTAA
- the LOC131016014 gene encoding monothiol glutaredoxin-S7, chloroplastic isoform X1 — protein MSFHLQLAARPSSAAAVEAPAFTWGCRHRRPICINSTHLCSAAAISFPLKLSSRATNLTSNSSSSPFRCFSALSPELKSTLDKVVSSDKVVLFMKGTKDFPQCGFSHTVVQILKTLNVPFETINILENEILRQGLKEYSSWPTFPQLYIDGEFFGGCDITLGNTNYTHPSPTLSYNACVCLDRFI, from the exons ATGAGCTTCCATTTGCAATTAGCTGCTCGCCCTTCCTCCGCCGCCGCGGTGGAGGCTCCTGCCTTCACTTGGGGCTGCCGCCACCGCCGTCCTATCTGCATTAATTCAACACACCTGTGCTCCGCGGCTGCTATTTCCTTTCCTTTGAAACTCTCGTCGAGAGCGACAAACTTGACCTCCAATTCCTCATCCTCCCCCTTCCGATGTTTTTCAG CTCTGAGTCCTGAATTGAAGAGTACCTTGGATAAAGTTGTGAGTTCAGACAAGGTTGTTCTGTTCATGAAAGGAACTAAGGATTTTCCCCAGTGTGGCTTTTCCCATACAGTTGTGCAGATACTCAAGACCTTGAACGTTCCTTTTGAAACCATTAACATTCTTGAAAATGAGATCTTGCGTCAGGGACTCAAGGAGTATTCTAGCTGGCCTACTTTCCCCCAGTTATACATTGATGGGGAGTTCTTTGGTGGCTGCGACATCACTCTAGGTAATACCAACTACACACATCCTTCTCCTACTCTTTCTTACAACGCATGCGTATGCCTAGATCGCTTCATTTAA
- the LOC131015990 gene encoding eukaryotic peptide chain release factor subunit 1-3, protein MADGESDRNIEIWKIKKLIKALESARGNGTSMISLIMPPRDQISRVAKMLGDEYGTASNIKSRVNRQSVLGAITSAQQRLKLYNKVPPNGLVLYTGTIVTDDGKEKKVTIDFEPFKPINASLYLCDNKFHTEALNELLESDDKFGFIVMDGNGTLFGTLSGNTREVLHKFTVDLPKKHGRGGQSALRFARLRMEKRHNYVRKTAELATQFYINPNTSQPNVSGLILAGSADFKTELSQSDMFDPRLQAKILNVVDVSYGGENGFNQAIELSAEILSNVKFIQEKRLIGKYFEEISQDTGKYVFGTDDTLKILEMGAIETLIVWENLDITRYILKNTVTGEIVIKHLKKEQEADQSNFRDATTSAELEVQEKMPLLEWFANEYKKFGCTLEFVTNKSQEGSQFCRGFGGIGGILRYQLDVRSLDELSDDGGEAYDDSD, encoded by the coding sequence ATGGCGGATGGTGAGTCTGACAGGAATATTGAGATATGGAAAATCAAGAAACTGATCAAGGCATTGGAATCAGCTAGAGGCAATGGAACCAGCATGATATCACTTATTATGCCTCCACGGGATCAAATCTCACGGGTTGCTAAGATGCTTGGTGATGAATATGGAACTGCTTCAAATATTAAGAGCAGGGTAAATCGTCAATCCGTGCTCGGTGCCATTACTTCAGCCCAGCAGAGGCTCAAACTGTATAATAAGGTTCCTCCAAATGGCTTGGTTCTCTACACTGGAACCATTGTTACTGACGACGGCAAGGAGAAAAAGGTCACAATTGATTTTGAACCCTTTAAACCTATCAATGCGTCTCTGTACCTGTGTGATAACAAGTTCCATACTGAAGCTCTGAATGAACTGTTGGAATCTGATGACAAATTTGGTTTCATAGTCATGGATGGGAATGGCACCCTTTTTGGCACGCTGAGTGGAAATACTCGAGAAGTCCTCCATAAATTCACCGTTGATCTTCCCAAAAAACACGGGAGGGGAGGACAGTCAGCTCTTCGTTTTGCACGTTTGAGGATggaaaaacgacacaactatgTGAGAAAGACAGCAGAACTTGCCACACAGTTCTACATTAACCCAAACACCAGTCAGCCTAATGTGTCTGGCCTTATACTTGCCGGGTCTGCCGACTTCAAGACCGAATTGAGCCAATCAGATATGTTTGATCCACGTCTGCAGGCAAAAATACTTAATGTGGTTGATGTATCTTATGGTGGGGAAAATGGTTTTAATCAAGCTATTGAGCTGTCTGCAGAAATCCTATCAAATGTTAAGTTCATTCAGGAGAAACGCCTAATTGGTAAGTATTTCGAGGAAATCAGTCAGGATACAGGGAAATACGTTTTTGGGACAGATGATACATTGAAGATTCTGGAGATGGGAGCTATTGAAACCTTGATCGTGTGGGAGAATTTGGATATAACAAGATACATCTTGAAAAACACCGTGACAGGTGAGATTGTGATTAAACATCTGAAAAAGGAGCAAGAGGCCGATCAGAGTAATTTCAGGGACGCGACCACCTCTGCTGAGTTGGAGGTCCAGGAAAAGATGCCATTGCTGGAGTGGTTTGCCAACGAGTACAAGAAGTTTGGTTGTACGCTTGAATTTGTCACAAACAAGTCACAAGAGGGTTCTCAGTTCTGCCGAGGATTTGGTGGAATTGGGGGAATTCTTCGTTATCAGCTTGATGTAAGATCATTGGATGAGTTGTCAGACGATGGAGGGGAAGCATACGACGATTCTGATTAG
- the LOC131016019 gene encoding uncharacterized protein LOC131016019 → MLKKMMAMVASKVMAIKDRMRAIETQLMIQSLLLRDKRMVRHLFRRRNHVKQLDIVQEDDDNSEFVVNSSSVATSPASVVQVAEEIEDTMTMDMEDDDDMYSDPEHYSPLPEEEEEEEGEVSSELKLEDDIDKVADLFIQRFHHQIWLQKQHSDEGIHA, encoded by the coding sequence ATGCTGAAGAAGATGATGGCGATGGTGGCATCCAAAGTTATGGCGATCAAGGATAGGATGAGAGCCATAGAGACTCAGCTCATGATACAATCGCTTCTCTTGCGGGACAAGAGGATGGTCCGCCACCTCTTCCGACGGAGGAATCACGTTAAGCAGTTGGACATAGTCCAGGAGGATGATGACAATTCAGAGTTTGTTGTAAACAGCTCCTCCGTTGCTACGTCTCCAGCCAGTGTGGTGCAGGTGGCAGAGGAGATTGAGGACACCATGACCATGGACATGGAAGACGACGATGATATGTATTCAGATCCGGAGCATTATTCCCCTCTCccggaggaagaggaagaggaggagggGGAGGTTTCTTCGGAACTCAAATTGGAGGATGATATAGATAAGGTAGCTGACCTCTTTATCCAAAGATTTCATCACCAGATTTGGTTGCAGAAGCAACACTCTGACGAAGGGATCCACGCTTGA
- the LOC131015987 gene encoding probable magnesium transporter NIPA8 — protein MGEWVVGAFINLFGSIAINFGTNLLKLGHDEREKHSIVGNDGTSGKAFTKPIIYFQTWRIGIIFFILGNSLNFISFGYAAQSLLAALGSVQFVSNIAFAFFVLNKTVAVKVLVATAFIVLGNIFLVAFGNHQSPVYTPEQLAEKYGNTTFLIYCLILVIVVLLSHSMYRRGELMFAMPGNEIKPYWQMLLPLSYALVSGAIGSCSVLFAKSLSNLLRLSMSNGYQLHSWFTYSMLLLFFSTAGFWMARLNEGLSLFDAILIVPMFQIVWTFFSICTGFVYFQEYQVFDSLRTTMFILGMVSVFIGISLLAPDEVKGGDIKDTPLVSVSAAHPNDADRFVAPFEDSPIKDLRSLVRMMRMKLASLLTKTKGACSLPFGLGDESINASSVLVMPMVSSKITGFRGHVLDRNKFFSFRHPGWSRINEDDDDDDHLLQSSTLLPQSIK, from the exons ATGGGGGAGTGGGTTGTTGGAGCGTTCATCAACCTTTTCGGCAGCATTGCAATCAACTTTGGAACTAACCTCCTTAAATTGGGTCATGATGAG AGAGAGAAACATTCTATAGTTGGCAATGATGGGACAAGTGGAAAAGCTTTCACAAAGCCTATTATATACTTCCAGACGTGGAGAATTG GGATTATCTTTTTTATTCTCGGAAATTCTCTTAATTTCATTTCCTTTGGCTATGCCGCTCAG TCCCTTCTTGCAGCTCTAGGATCTGTCCAATTTGTCTCGAACATCGCATTTGCCTTTTTTGTGCTAAATAAAACTGTGGCTGTCAA AGTGCTCGTAGCCACAGCCTTCATTGTACTCGGAAACATCTTCCTTGTGGCTTTTGGAAACCACCAATCACCAG TTTATACGCCTGAGCAGTTGGCAGAGAAGTATGGCAATACCACTTTCCTGATATATTGTCTGATTCTGGTTATAGTTGTTCTCTTGAGTCACTCAATGTACAG GAGAGGAGAACTGATGTTTGCTATGCCAGGGAATGAAATCAAACCCTACTGGCAAATGCTTCTTCCACTTTCTTATGCTCTTGTTTCAGGTGCTATTGGATCATGTTCGGTACTGTTTGCTAAGTCTCT ATCAAATCTTCTAAGGTTGTCCATGTCAAATGGGTATCAGTTGCATAGTTGGTTCACATACTCCATGCTACTATTGTTTTTTAGTACAGCTGGATTTTGG ATGGCAAGACTAAATGAAGGGTTGTCTCTGTTCGATGCAATACTCATTGTCCCCATGTTTCAGATTGTTTGGACATTTTTTTCCATTTGTACAGGATTTGTATACTTTCAAGAATATCAG GTATTTGATTCATTGCGGACAACGATGTTCATACTAGGGATGGTTTCTGTGTTCATAGGCATTTCTTTGCTGGCACCTGATGAAGTAAAAG GCGGGGATATCAAAGATACACCTCTGGTCTCTGTAAGTGCAGCTCATCCAAATGACGCAGACAG ATTTGTTGCGCCCTTTGAGGACTCTCCTATCAAAGATTTGAGATCACTTGTGCGGATGATGCGAATGAAACTAGCCAGCTTGCTTACCAAGACCAAG GGTGCTTGCTCACTACCATTTGGTTTGGGAGATGAATCGATTAACGCGTCATCAGTTCTTGTGATGCCCATGGTTTCATCTAAAATAACTGGCTTCAGAGGCCATGTACTGGATAGGAACAAATTCTTCTCTTTTAGACATCCAGGTTGGAGTAGGATTAATGAggatgatgacgatgatgatcaTTTATTGCAGTCATCAACTCTACTTCCTCAGAGTATAAAGTAG